The Porites lutea chromosome 11, jaPorLute2.1, whole genome shotgun sequence genome includes a region encoding these proteins:
- the LOC140952760 gene encoding neuropeptide Y receptor type 4-like translates to MYLNANISLGLNLSDTSENTAVPNSISVVSFIGIFILCFYIIVYSTSTVGNFVVLYICHRSGRSAAFKPTRTGFFNRYIANLAIADLLFTQLTVFDAVYAILADWVFGAAMCKLQGFLVELCYSAAILTLIAISRERRKSISDLEMKSRIQRIKERKIFSIIVWIVAFVLCSPLLYAYNVVKTETENGISRCNNIAWLHIGRRIYYSITIVILFVFPLTIMIWTQLKIKRVLNAQVVANQQIAALTRARQKKASRMLSSVTLVFFVLWSPFILTRTLRYFAWYEGEIMWKLSQLLTLASSAANPFIYSFYSLHYRIFIKRLITCQCRRFMAKSENVPTSTAISLY, encoded by the coding sequence ATGTACTTAAACGCAAATATCAGTCTCGGGTTGAATTTATCTGATACCAGTGAAAACACTGCTGTCCCAAACAGCATAAGTGTGGTCTCCTTCATAGGAATATTTATACTGTGTTTCTACATCATAGTGTATTCTACATCCACTGTGGGAAACTTTGTCGTTCTTTACATTTGCCACAGAAGTGGACGATCCGCGGCCTTTAAGCCAACGCGGACTGGATTTTTCAATCGTTACATTGCCAATCTTGCCATTGCAGATCTTCTTTTTACACAACTGACTGTTTTCGATGCAGTTTATGCGATTCTTGCCGACTGGGTGTTTGGCGCGGCGATGTGCAAGCTTCAAGGATTTCTGGTCGAGCTATGTTATTCCGCGGCAATTTTGACTTTGATTGCCATTAGCCGCGAAAGGCGAAAATCTATATCCGACTTGGAAATGAAATCACGAATCCAGCGAAtcaaggagagaaaaattttctcGATCATTGTATGGATCGTGGCTTTTGTGCTCTGTTCGCCTCTTTTGTATGCTTACAATGTTGTAAAAACTGAAACAGAAAATGGTATCAGCCGATGTAACAACATTGCTTGGTTACATATTGGAAGGCGGATTTATTACAGTATTACTATAGTAATACTGTTCGTTTTCCCGCTAACTATCATGATCTGGACACAGCTAAAGATCAAACGAGTTTTAAACGCGCAAGTAGTAGCAAATCAACAAATCGCAGCATTAACGCGAGCGCGCCAAAAGAAAGCCAGTCGAATGCTTAGTTCTGTAACACTCGTTTTTTTCGTGTTGTGGTCGCCATTTATTTTGACTCGTACCCTTCGTTATTTCGCGTGGTACGAAGGGGAAATAATGTGGAAACTTAGCCAGCTTTTAACTCTTGCCTCCTCGGCAGCAAACCCatttatttacagtttttacaGTCTACATTATAGGATTTTTATTAAGAGGTTAATCACCTGCCAATGTCGACGCTTCATGGCTAAAAGTGAAAATGTACCTACTTCCACAGCTATTTCCTTATATTGA